Below is a window of Mycobacterium dioxanotrophicus DNA.
TCGAGCATGTTCTCGAGGTGGATCTCGCTGAGCGGGGTCTCGCGCGGCACCAGTACCAGCTTGCGGCGTTCCTTGAGCACGACATCGGCGGCACGGCCCACCAGTCCGTCGGCGTACCCGGCGCGGACGCCTGCCAGCGTCTTCATCGAACACGGCACGATCACCATGCCGTCGGTACGGAACGAACCCGATGAAATGGTCGCCCCCTGGTCCTCGGGATGGTGTACGACGTCGGCGAGCTGCCCCACCTGCGCGGTCGACATCCCGGTTTCGAGCTCGATGGTGGTACGCGCCCAGCGGCTGAGCACCAGGTGGGTTTCCACCTCCGGCAGCTGTGCGAGGATCTCCAGCAGCCGGATCCCGAAGACGGCCCCGGTCGCCCCGGTCATCCCGACAATCAAACGCATGATGGTCTCTTTCGGTCGACTCTGTGTACTGAAATCAGACGTTACGGCGCATACACTGGAGCCGACCACGCCCCAGGCGGACACCATATGGTGAAAATCGGACAACCCGAGGTGAGGGAAGTGCTGCCGACCGAGGTGCCGTTCCACGACTCGACGGACACCCCTGGCGTCGAAGTGCTCACCTTTGCCGCACTGACGCGGCGGGCGCGCGGTCACGGCCTCGACCCGTTCACCCCGATGCGCCCGGCGTTCCACCATCTCGTCACGGTCACCGGCGGCCCCCCGCTGCACTGCGCGGTCGACTTCACCGAATATGAACTGACCCAACATGACTGGCTGTGGATACGGCCGCGCCAGGTCCTGCAGTGGCGGCCCGACCTGGCCGATTCCGAGGGCACCATCCTGCTGTTTCCGTCGGGCTTCCTCGACGAGACCACGGTTGCGACGGCGCACGTCGACAGCCCGGCCGCGGCTCCGACCCCGGTGCGATCCTCCACGGCCGACCGGACCGCCCGACTCCTCGTCGACGCGCACCGGGACCAGACGGGCCTGCCTCAGGCCATCCGTATCGAGATCGTGCGCCACCTGCTGTCGGCACTGCTGCTGCACCTGGCAAGCACCGCCGAGAGCTCGTCGACGGATCCCACCAACACCGTGTTCCGTGACTTCCAGCTGGCCGTCGAGCGCGACTACGCGCACCGGCACCGGGTCGAGGACTACGCCACCGACCTCGGGTACAGCGTGCGCACGCTCACGCGGGCGTGCCGGCTGGCGACCGGCCACGGCGCGAAGCGTGTCATCGACAACCGGGTACTACTGGAGGCCAAACGACTGCTGGTGCACACCGACCTGACGGGCACCGCGATCGGCGCCCGAGTCGGCATTCCCGACCCGACGATGTTCACCAAGTTCTTCCGCACCCGTACCGGCGAAACCCCCGCAACTTTTCGGTCCCGCGTCCGCGGAATCTGAATACAGCTGGGTCACAGCATTTTCCAAATGTCGTTCTAGGCTGTCAGGATGGCCCTCTCCAAGGACGAACGCGAACAGTTTCTAGCCGAACCGCACATCGCCGCCCTGTCGGTCTACGCCGGCGACAAGCGCGGACCGCTGACCGTACCGATCTGGTACCAGTACTCCCCCGGCGGTGAGCCTTGGCTGCTCACCGGCAACGGGTCCCGCAAGCACCGGCTGATCGAGGCGGCCGGTCACCTGTCGCTGATGGCCGAGCGGCTCGAACCGAGCGTGCGCTACGTGGCGGTCGACGGGGCGGTGAGCCGCATCGAGCCGGGCACCGACGAGCAGCTCGTCGAGATGGCCAAGCGCTATCTGGCCCCGGACAAGGTCGAACCGTACCTGGAGTACGCGCGCCGCGAGCACGGCGAAAGTGTCGCGGTCTACTTGAAGCCCGAGCACTGGCTCTCCGCCGACCTGGGCAACCTCTGATCCCCAAGGCGTTCACAGCAATCTGACAGTTGGTTCACAGATCTACTGGCACAACGGAATTGGCGCGCAGACGACAGCTCATCGGCGGTTAGGCTCCGTGGGTGGCCCCGAAACTGCGCGTCGATCCGAGTGTCTTGCGCTCAGCTGCTGACGGGTTCAACCAGATCGGAGCCGCCCTGTCCGGCGCGAACATCGGGCAGGGCCTCTCCGGGCTGACCGCGAGCCTGCCCGATTCGTCACCGGTGGTGCTGCCGAGCAGGCCGCCGCGATTGTCGACGGCGCCGCCAGACGCGTGGGTACAGAACTGTCTCAGCTCTCCACCAACCTGGGTTCCGCAGCCGACAAGTACGAAAAGACCGATGCCGAACTGGGCAGAAAGCTCGACAAGACCGTCGATGATCCTGTTAAGAAGGACGGCGGCGGCACGAAGAAGGACGAGCCCGGCCCCACGGCGCCCGCTGGTCCGCAGGCCATCCCCGTCGACCAGGTGACCTACGCCAACGGCAATTGGCCCTCGGGCGCCGACGCCACCCGCACCGCCATCAATCAGGCCCTGGACCAACGCGGCGTCACCGACCCGGCTGCACGGCAACGCTGGATCGACGCCTACATGACTCTGACCGAGCACGAATCGTCGTATAACCCCATGGCGGTCAACAACTGGGACATCAACGCCAAGCCGCCCAACTCGACCTACAAAGTCTCCGACGGCTCCGGCAACGGATGTTCGCGCGGTCTGGCCCAGTGCGTGCCGGGAACTTTCGCCCGATACCACCAACCCGGCACGTCGAACGACATCTACGATCCCGTCGCCAACATCGCCGCATCGATGAACTACCTGGTCGGAAACTATGGCGTCGCCCCGGACGGTTCGGACATTCTCGCCAAGATCCCGCAAGCCAACCCTGGCGTCCACCAGGGCTACTGAGACTGAACAGGAGTTCGATGACAGCCAGGCACGCGTTGGCGCTCGTTGTCATGACAGTCGTTGCCGCCGCGGCCATGTCGGCCTGCGGGACCACGACGACAGGCACACCCCAGGCTGAACCGATCACCCAGACAAGCTCTACCCAGCCGAACCCGGTCGCGACGGCCGAAACGGCGAGCGCTTCCCCGTCATCGAGCGCGAAATCGCAAGCAGCGGTGCCTGTGCCGGCCGCAGCGTGGATCAGTGCCGACCGAATTCCGCAAAACTCCGACCAACCGTGGCCGGATCTCGCTGACCGCGCCGAACCGCTGGGAACAAACACGTTCCGCCTCTACGGACTGTGCGGGGCGACACCATCACCGATTGCCAACGGGGACAACGCCCGAGCCGTGGTGGACAACGGTGACGGCCACTGGTCGGCCGAACAAGTCATCGTGCACTACCCCGGTGACCCGTGGACCATGGGGCAGACAGTGAGCCTCGATGCCGCCAACCTGCAGAACGTTCTGACCCAGTGCACCTCCACCGCACCGGGTACAACACTGCAGTTCACCACCCCCGTGAGCTCAAGATGTCCCAGCGTGGCGCGCGGTGGATGCCACCAGGTTGCCGCTGAAATACGCTCTGCTGACGGCCAATCCACGGCACACGTCTACCTTGCCAATGTCGGCAGCACCATCACCGAGCTGACAGTGTGGGCCAACGGCACCCCCAGCACACCATGGGCCGGCGCCGCTGACGAAGATGTGTTCGCCGCCATGAACCCGCAGCTGTGCACCGTGTGGGAATGCTGACAGGGACCCACCGATGACGGTCACGATTTCTACGGTCAGCGGTTCGCAACCCGAGCAGGTGCTGGCTGCCGCAGCCCATGCCGGGAATTCGGCGACCACCGTCAGTCAGCAGATCGACGCCGGGAAGCAGAACCTGGCCGCTTTGAAAAGTGGTTGGGAGGGAGGCGCTTCCGAGGCTGCGGTCGCCAGTGCGGAACGTACACTCATCGAGCAGCAGAAGATTTCCGACGTGCTCCGTCAGCTGCAGTCCGCACTGTCCGACGGTGGATCGCAATTGTCAGCCATCCGCTCCGGCATCGTCGACGGAGTCGAATCGTTGACCCAGCAGGGTTGGCACGTCGCCGATGACGGCACCGTGACGGTGCGTCCGGGAAGCCCACTGGACCAACTGGCGAAGCTGAGTCCGGTCACCGCCATGCAACTTCGGCAGATTGCCGCAGCCAGCTCGGTCAAGCTCAAGGCAATGCTGGCGCAGTTCGACGGTGCGGACCGGGCCTTGGCCGACGCGGTTCGCAAGGCGACCGCAGGGCTCGACGCGTCAGCTGCCCCGGCCGGACCCCCGAATCGCTCAGACAATCCGTCGCCCAGCGAACCAAAACCCAAGGACGGCAACACCACTGCGCCCGAGCCCGGCCCGGGCGCCAAGCCGGGCGGCGTCGACGGTTCTGGCCAGACCACGCCTCCCACACAGAAGCCTGCGCCCGGCAGTCCACAAAGCGCCCCGCGCACGCCCGCCCAACCTCCGTCCGCGCCGACGCCGCGGCCCGCGTCCGGCACGACGCCGGCGCAGGCAGGCCCGTCGACCCCAGGCCGCAACCCCGGTGCAGCGCCGACTCGACCGGCATCGACGAACACCGGATCTGCGCCCGTCCAGGCCAACACCCCGGCACAAGAACCGGCCACCCGCTCAGGCCCGACATCAGCTCCGTCCGGTGCGGGCGCCCCGCCGGTCGGCAGGGGCGGGCCAGCCAGCGCAACCGCCTCGATGCCTGCGACGTCGGCGCCAACCCGGTTCGACGGCGGCACCGCCACGGCGACCGGCACCGCATCCGCTGCCACCAGCGGTGGCGAGCGCGTGTTCACCGCATTCGACGGTGGCGCGGGGAACTTGCCGACCGGATGGAAAGCCGAAGTCGACGACGATGGATTTACTCACCGCATCTGGGTCGATGAAGGCGAAGAGCTCGAACACGACGACTGGTGAGCCTGACCCCGCCTTGGCAGGCATCGCTCGACGGGG
It encodes the following:
- a CDS encoding non-oxidative hydroxyarylic acid decarboxylases subunit B, whose amino-acid sequence is MRLIVGMTGATGAVFGIRLLEILAQLPEVETHLVLSRWARTTIELETGMSTAQVGQLADVVHHPEDQGATISSGSFRTDGMVIVPCSMKTLAGVRAGYADGLVGRAADVVLKERRKLVLVPRETPLSEIHLENMLDLARKGVQIVPPMPAFYNHPQTLDDMVDHVVARILDQFDLPAPAAKRWDGIRAAREMHSVA
- a CDS encoding helix-turn-helix domain-containing protein yields the protein MVKIGQPEVREVLPTEVPFHDSTDTPGVEVLTFAALTRRARGHGLDPFTPMRPAFHHLVTVTGGPPLHCAVDFTEYELTQHDWLWIRPRQVLQWRPDLADSEGTILLFPSGFLDETTVATAHVDSPAAAPTPVRSSTADRTARLLVDAHRDQTGLPQAIRIEIVRHLLSALLLHLASTAESSSTDPTNTVFRDFQLAVERDYAHRHRVEDYATDLGYSVRTLTRACRLATGHGAKRVIDNRVLLEAKRLLVHTDLTGTAIGARVGIPDPTMFTKFFRTRTGETPATFRSRVRGI
- a CDS encoding pyridoxamine 5'-phosphate oxidase family protein; amino-acid sequence: MALSKDEREQFLAEPHIAALSVYAGDKRGPLTVPIWYQYSPGGEPWLLTGNGSRKHRLIEAAGHLSLMAERLEPSVRYVAVDGAVSRIEPGTDEQLVEMAKRYLAPDKVEPYLEYARREHGESVAVYLKPEHWLSADLGNL
- a CDS encoding transglycosylase SLT domain-containing protein is translated as MGRKLDKTVDDPVKKDGGGTKKDEPGPTAPAGPQAIPVDQVTYANGNWPSGADATRTAINQALDQRGVTDPAARQRWIDAYMTLTEHESSYNPMAVNNWDINAKPPNSTYKVSDGSGNGCSRGLAQCVPGTFARYHQPGTSNDIYDPVANIAASMNYLVGNYGVAPDGSDILAKIPQANPGVHQGY
- a CDS encoding WXG100 family type VII secretion target; amino-acid sequence: MTVTISTVSGSQPEQVLAAAAHAGNSATTVSQQIDAGKQNLAALKSGWEGGASEAAVASAERTLIEQQKISDVLRQLQSALSDGGSQLSAIRSGIVDGVESLTQQGWHVADDGTVTVRPGSPLDQLAKLSPVTAMQLRQIAAASSVKLKAMLAQFDGADRALADAVRKATAGLDASAAPAGPPNRSDNPSPSEPKPKDGNTTAPEPGPGAKPGGVDGSGQTTPPTQKPAPGSPQSAPRTPAQPPSAPTPRPASGTTPAQAGPSTPGRNPGAAPTRPASTNTGSAPVQANTPAQEPATRSGPTSAPSGAGAPPVGRGGPASATASMPATSAPTRFDGGTATATGTASAATSGGERVFTAFDGGAGNLPTGWKAEVDDDGFTHRIWVDEGEELEHDDW